In the genome of Pseudomonas bubulae, one region contains:
- a CDS encoding fimbria/pilus outer membrane usher protein, producing the protein MLRLRMCAFARRVKCWSTMTVAATGLATTAVHADYSFDSSFLEIGGGNASSEVAEQVKAMSQGQLPGIYRVDLSVDDRLVEQRDLHFVRETASQISTPNGLFPCFSLQALMDLGIDPTRLKNADISADNCVYFNRDLTGVTYDYDFNKQHLSLQVPQAYIGSVPFETRRKTWSDGEQVAFANYSFSGSDYENQFGSRQSQFGSVHSGFNSGAWRFRNFSTWQKGTNVDGSWKSVDTYVQRDLGNLMAIATVGESATDSDLFDTISYRGVGIASDLDMLPDDARNFAPVVRGVANGRSLVTLRQRGYVISEQWVPSGPFALKNLYSTAGNGDIEVTIEGPNGERQVYIQSFASVPYMLREGQQSYAVTAGQYRPAEGAQNSPKPSFVQGTYRRGLTEGTTLFGGSIVSEQYKSALLGFAHDFAGFGAISLDVTHAISEDMGADAKTLSGQSYRFRYSKSIDLTDTSFSLIGYRYSTSGYYSFNEAINARSNNSLEPYVDETLNNSAAFSPYLTGHMKSSFTANVSQQFGTWGGMYANLTKTDYWNRAKSNTSIQLGYSFSVASASYNLGLSQNSGMGDDIRSVSLSVSLPLGSPGSSSRIGLSTNQDSAGNASRNATFSGSQLQDDALSYNLGINQQISDDDRVLGGSVAARYNAANAIWHGSYNKDQNTRQMDYGVEGGVVAIRNTVMFTQPLGETNIIVATPGAADVGVLTKSGIKTNGSGYTIIPSAQPYRKNKVSLNTDSLSDNTDIANLVQEVTPNRGAFVLANFETHNGRRLLVSVSSSTGKPAPFAAEAQLYDPKGTLLSSAMVADKGRVFMTGVPDKARLLINVNGQPWCAKDLDLNTYNLSETGIGQLTIRCDAKSPDTQGTPDA; encoded by the coding sequence ATGCTGCGATTGCGCATGTGCGCCTTCGCGCGCCGAGTAAAGTGCTGGAGCACGATGACCGTTGCGGCTACAGGTCTTGCAACAACCGCAGTGCATGCAGACTACAGTTTTGACTCTTCTTTTCTGGAAATTGGCGGCGGCAACGCTTCGAGCGAAGTGGCCGAGCAAGTAAAAGCCATGAGCCAGGGTCAACTTCCGGGGATCTACCGGGTAGACCTGTCAGTGGATGACCGGCTTGTGGAGCAGCGCGACCTGCACTTTGTGCGAGAAACCGCGAGCCAGATATCGACTCCCAACGGCCTGTTCCCCTGCTTCAGCCTTCAGGCCCTGATGGATTTGGGAATTGACCCCACACGCCTGAAAAATGCGGACATCAGCGCCGACAATTGCGTGTACTTCAACCGTGACCTTACCGGCGTCACCTACGATTACGACTTCAACAAGCAGCATTTGAGCCTGCAGGTTCCCCAGGCGTATATCGGCAGCGTGCCGTTTGAAACCCGGCGCAAGACCTGGAGCGATGGCGAGCAGGTGGCCTTCGCCAACTACAGTTTTTCCGGGAGCGACTACGAGAACCAGTTCGGCAGCCGCCAATCCCAGTTCGGCAGTGTTCATAGCGGGTTCAACAGCGGCGCCTGGCGCTTTCGCAATTTCTCGACCTGGCAAAAAGGCACTAACGTCGACGGCAGCTGGAAATCGGTGGACACCTATGTCCAGCGCGACCTGGGCAACCTTATGGCCATTGCCACGGTGGGTGAAAGCGCCACCGACAGCGATCTGTTCGACACCATCTCTTACCGCGGCGTGGGGATCGCTTCTGATCTGGACATGCTGCCCGATGATGCGCGTAATTTTGCCCCCGTAGTGCGTGGGGTTGCCAACGGCCGCTCGCTGGTGACATTGCGCCAGCGCGGTTATGTCATCAGTGAACAGTGGGTGCCGTCAGGCCCGTTCGCCCTCAAGAACCTGTACTCGACCGCGGGCAACGGCGATATCGAAGTCACCATCGAAGGCCCCAATGGCGAGCGCCAGGTCTACATCCAGTCATTTGCCTCTGTGCCTTACATGTTGCGTGAAGGCCAGCAAAGCTACGCCGTGACCGCAGGCCAGTATCGCCCGGCAGAAGGCGCGCAGAATTCGCCCAAGCCCAGTTTTGTCCAAGGCACCTATCGCCGCGGCCTGACCGAGGGCACCACGCTGTTCGGTGGCAGCATCGTCAGCGAACAATACAAATCGGCGCTGCTTGGCTTTGCCCACGACTTTGCCGGCTTTGGTGCGATTTCCCTGGACGTGACCCATGCCATCAGCGAAGACATGGGCGCAGACGCCAAAACGCTGTCGGGCCAGTCATATCGCTTCCGGTACTCCAAATCCATCGATCTGACCGATACCAGCTTCAGCCTGATTGGCTATCGCTACTCCACCAGCGGCTATTACAGCTTCAACGAGGCAATCAACGCACGCTCCAACAACTCGCTAGAGCCCTATGTCGATGAAACCCTGAATAACAGTGCGGCGTTTTCCCCCTATTTGACCGGCCATATGAAAAGCAGCTTTACCGCCAACGTATCGCAACAATTCGGTACCTGGGGCGGCATGTACGCCAACCTGACCAAAACCGATTACTGGAACCGGGCCAAGAGCAATACCTCCATTCAGTTGGGCTACAGCTTCAGTGTTGCCAGCGCCTCCTACAACCTGGGGCTGTCACAGAACAGCGGCATGGGCGACGACATCCGTAGCGTGTCGCTGAGCGTCAGCCTGCCGCTGGGCAGCCCGGGCAGCAGCAGCCGCATCGGCCTGAGCACCAACCAGGACTCCGCCGGCAATGCCAGCCGCAATGCCACCTTCAGCGGCTCGCAACTGCAGGACGATGCCCTGTCGTACAACCTGGGCATCAATCAGCAGATCAGTGACGATGACCGCGTGCTCGGCGGCTCGGTGGCGGCCCGCTACAACGCGGCCAATGCCATTTGGCACGGCTCCTATAACAAGGATCAGAACACCCGTCAGATGGACTATGGCGTGGAAGGCGGCGTGGTTGCCATCCGCAATACCGTGATGTTCACCCAGCCATTGGGCGAGACCAACATCATTGTCGCCACCCCCGGCGCCGCCGATGTGGGCGTGCTGACCAAGAGCGGGATCAAGACCAACGGCAGTGGCTACACGATTATTCCCTCGGCGCAGCCGTACCGCAAAAACAAGGTATCGCTCAACACTGACTCACTGTCGGACAACACCGACATTGCCAACCTGGTACAGGAAGTCACCCCCAATCGTGGTGCCTTTGTCCTGGCCAACTTCGAAACCCATAACGGCCGCCGCCTGCTGGTCAGCGTCAGCTCAAGCACTGGCAAGCCCGCCCCTTTCGCCGCCGAAGCGCAGCTGTATGACCCCAAGGGCACTCTGCTGAGCAGCGCGATGGTAGCCGACAAGGGCCGGGTATTTATGACTGGCGTGCCGGACAAGGCGCGGCTGCTGATCAACGTCAACGGCCAGCCTTGGTGCGCCAAGGACCTGGACCTGAACACCTACAACCTGTCAGAGACTGGCATCGGGCAACTGACCATCCGTTGCGATGCCAAATCGCCAGACACTCAAGGTACTCCCGATGCATGA
- a CDS encoding fimbrial protein, translated as MHESNVKSSRPGLVKVCLLLLCLLLGLVSQQAFALIENNLACTPTGTTGIIQLGDLAPSTSYTANMTANCRVTRWFPFGASLQHSQFYNQGRGSKVQVFHTNSGLMVPELPIGTATTTCMPWSCVQLYVGNTFSYNVLLYGTAPVTPGNYMVSVTLTDTSIQGYEAYGDYLQTVILSFRVIQPACSMGSAKTLNLPFGTLSSNDFASSQQIANITMNCTRGTQATATLVPTQAAISGSPGVSATTLAGLSMAATWADTNTAVSFNSPRTLALTNGSNNISLGFRPRLNTSVSPTGNFYSQYTLNITYL; from the coding sequence ATGCATGAATCAAACGTCAAATCATCTCGTCCGGGGCTGGTCAAAGTCTGCTTGTTGCTGCTCTGCCTGTTGCTGGGACTTGTCAGTCAGCAAGCGTTTGCACTGATTGAAAACAACCTCGCATGCACCCCTACGGGCACCACCGGCATCATTCAGCTGGGCGACCTTGCGCCATCCACCAGCTATACCGCCAACATGACAGCCAACTGCCGGGTTACCCGTTGGTTTCCCTTTGGCGCGTCATTGCAGCACAGCCAGTTCTACAACCAGGGCAGAGGCAGCAAGGTCCAGGTGTTTCATACCAACTCTGGACTGATGGTTCCCGAGCTGCCCATCGGGACTGCGACCACTACATGCATGCCGTGGAGCTGTGTGCAGCTGTACGTGGGCAACACCTTTTCCTACAACGTTCTGCTTTATGGAACGGCGCCCGTCACGCCTGGCAACTACATGGTCAGTGTCACGCTCACAGACACCTCTATCCAAGGTTATGAGGCTTACGGCGACTACTTGCAGACCGTCATTCTCAGCTTCCGGGTCATCCAGCCCGCCTGTTCGATGGGCTCGGCAAAAACCCTCAACCTGCCCTTTGGCACACTCAGCAGCAATGACTTCGCCAGTTCGCAGCAAATTGCCAATATCACCATGAATTGCACTCGCGGTACGCAAGCGACCGCCACGCTGGTACCCACCCAGGCGGCCATCAGCGGCAGCCCGGGTGTTTCAGCCACAACTCTGGCCGGTCTGTCGATGGCTGCCACCTGGGCTGACACCAACACGGCAGTGAGCTTCAACAGCCCACGCACGCTGGCGCTGACCAATGGCAGCAACAACATCAGCCTTGGTTTTCGCCCGCGCCTGAATACCAGTGTTTCGCCTACCGGAAATTTTTACAGTCAGTACACCCTCAACATCACCTATCTCTGA
- a CDS encoding fimbrial protein, translated as MKLSLTLAATLFAGLLSSTANAVTDTVTINLSGTLTRPPCNLTSSKTLTANFGSLRYDQVADAALIDIPLTMTCPANSVLAVSILAARTIQGSTTQASTGKTNLAYSLLWNSDSTAANITGTKRNLTNQSGTVDLSMKAKLIALGALTEGAFSTSAVISIEYL; from the coding sequence ATGAAATTATCCCTGACATTGGCTGCGACACTGTTCGCAGGCCTGCTCAGCTCGACCGCCAACGCCGTAACAGACACTGTGACCATCAACCTGAGCGGCACCCTGACGCGTCCGCCCTGCAACCTGACCAGCAGCAAGACGCTGACCGCCAACTTCGGCAGCCTGCGTTATGACCAGGTGGCCGATGCCGCGCTGATCGACATCCCCCTCACCATGACCTGCCCGGCCAACTCGGTACTGGCGGTGAGCATTCTGGCAGCCCGCACGATTCAAGGCTCAACCACACAGGCCTCAACGGGCAAAACCAATCTGGCTTATTCATTGCTCTGGAACAGCGACAGCACGGCGGCCAACATTACCGGGACCAAACGCAACCTGACCAACCAGAGCGGCACGGTCGACCTGAGTATGAAAGCAAAGTTGATTGCCCTTGGTGCGTTGACCGAGGGTGCATTCAGCACTTCGGCTGTTATCAGTATCGAGTACCTGTGA
- a CDS encoding fimbrial protein yields MLARVSLWVAMLSTAALLLSPAICAEDAALIEVGGTLIKPPCTANFPASQSVDIPKTNLNSLNSDITGWTDVSLDFQCIKGSQVHLRFSAGNGAFDSSTLRTTLDRLGLKTRLSDMTSTLKVIDLKLGEQLIFPVEETRLKLQLSVRPVKTGEELPAIGSYSSTLLMEMIYL; encoded by the coding sequence ATGCTCGCCAGAGTGAGCCTGTGGGTGGCGATGCTGTCCACCGCAGCGCTGTTGCTCAGCCCGGCCATCTGTGCAGAGGATGCCGCCCTGATAGAGGTGGGCGGCACTCTGATAAAACCACCCTGCACAGCCAACTTCCCGGCCTCGCAAAGCGTGGATATCCCCAAGACAAACCTCAACTCGCTGAACTCGGACATCACCGGCTGGACCGATGTCAGCCTGGACTTTCAATGCATCAAAGGCAGCCAGGTACACCTGCGTTTCAGCGCCGGCAATGGTGCTTTTGACAGCAGCACACTGCGCACCACGCTCGACAGACTGGGGCTGAAAACCCGCCTGAGCGACATGACCAGTACGTTGAAAGTGATTGACCTGAAGCTGGGCGAGCAATTGATCTTCCCGGTTGAAGAAACGCGGCTCAAGCTCCAGCTCTCAGTGCGGCCGGTCAAGACCGGGGAGGAACTGCCCGCAATCGGCAGTTACAGCTCAACGCTATTGATGGAAATGATCTATCTGTAA
- a CDS encoding response regulator: protein MPQMKVLLADDHPIVLMGVREIIERDPRFKVVGEAMSSSELIDKISLLKPDVIITDYNMPGDDQYGDGTRLVEYLRRHFPEPKVLILTVITNAQVLTWLYELGISGVISKSAGLEQILVALDAFYRQGHYQQDQPQGALSEDADDLSQRLSQLTVKEFEVLRLFSTGVSVSDVAHSLNRSIKTISTLKISAMRKLNVDNDQALLILCVKANLFA from the coding sequence ATGCCGCAAATGAAAGTCTTATTGGCCGACGACCATCCGATTGTGTTGATGGGCGTGCGTGAAATCATTGAGCGTGACCCGCGTTTCAAGGTTGTGGGCGAAGCAATGAGTTCCTCGGAGTTGATCGACAAAATTTCGTTACTCAAGCCTGATGTGATTATTACCGACTACAACATGCCGGGTGACGATCAATATGGTGACGGCACTCGCCTGGTGGAGTACCTGCGCCGGCATTTTCCCGAACCCAAGGTATTGATCCTGACCGTTATAACCAATGCACAAGTACTGACCTGGCTGTATGAGCTGGGTATCAGCGGTGTCATTTCAAAGAGCGCTGGGCTTGAGCAGATCCTGGTGGCGCTGGACGCGTTCTATCGCCAAGGGCACTACCAGCAGGACCAGCCGCAAGGGGCCTTGAGTGAGGACGCCGATGACCTTTCGCAAAGGCTCAGCCAACTGACGGTCAAGGAGTTCGAGGTCCTGCGTCTGTTCTCTACGGGGGTGAGTGTGAGCGATGTCGCGCATAGCCTGAACCGCAGCATTAAAACCATCAGTACCCTGAAGATTTCGGCGATGCGCAAACTCAATGTCGACAATGATCAAGCGCTGCTGATCTTGTGCGTCAAGGCCAATCTGTTTGCCTGA
- a CDS encoding response regulator: MRELKVVIADDHPVVVLGLREMIQRDEYFSLVGEALSSSQLVEQLQLHQPELLITDFNMPGDETYGDGLQLIEYIIEHFPGVKILVLTVMSNHLIISRLLELGVAGVIAKSHIREEIGKALSALANDRDYTAPAAPAISVVTNPKVIDERFSTLSPREVEVLRLFVAGNSVGDIARQLNRSVKTVSTQKVAAMQKLEVLNDHALLTYCIKADPFE; this comes from the coding sequence ATGCGCGAATTAAAGGTAGTGATTGCCGACGATCATCCAGTGGTGGTACTGGGGCTTCGGGAAATGATTCAACGTGATGAGTATTTCTCCCTGGTAGGCGAGGCGCTGAGCTCGTCGCAGTTGGTCGAGCAGTTGCAGTTGCATCAACCCGAACTGCTGATTACTGATTTCAACATGCCAGGGGATGAAACCTATGGCGACGGTCTGCAACTGATCGAGTACATCATTGAGCATTTTCCCGGGGTCAAGATCCTGGTGCTGACAGTCATGAGCAATCATCTGATTATCTCGCGCTTGCTGGAGCTGGGTGTGGCAGGCGTGATTGCTAAAAGCCATATCCGCGAAGAAATAGGCAAGGCCCTAAGTGCGTTGGCCAACGATCGGGACTATACGGCCCCGGCTGCTCCAGCCATCTCTGTGGTGACTAACCCCAAAGTCATTGATGAACGTTTCTCCACACTTTCACCCCGTGAAGTTGAGGTGCTGAGGCTGTTTGTTGCGGGCAATAGCGTGGGTGATATCGCCCGCCAATTGAACCGCAGCGTTAAAACCGTGAGCACCCAAAAGGTGGCTGCGATGCAGAAGCTGGAAGTGCTTAACGATCATGCCTTGCTGACCTATTGCATCAAAGCGGACCCCTTCGAATAG
- a CDS encoding EAL domain-containing protein: protein MKPYRVLVVEDHPFQHEYLLNVFNEVGGFTVDTVWDGDGALECLARHDYDLLLSDLLMPVMDGVQLIQRVAALKNKPALALMSASSRRMLISAGLAAKNLGISVIGLISKPVEFNAVQRLKERMELFRLNGDTDPSLAIEVDPQSIELAMANGQIQAWFQPKKSLRNGNILSAEALVRWVHPEAGLLLPKDFLTLLISHGLEERLLWLMLEQTLQAQRQWREQGWDIPVSINLPTHLLDNHALADRLRDAVIADGGEPRSIVFELMESSTTEELSNYYAGACRLRMMGFGLAQDDFGKGFSSYFNLVSTPFSELKIDRSLVHGCVENENLASALRSLVELSRKLGLTVVAEGVETQAELEFLRSIQCDQVQGFLICGAISCADFETLLLDDSSKPSPG, encoded by the coding sequence GTGAAGCCCTATCGTGTACTGGTCGTTGAGGATCACCCTTTTCAGCATGAGTATTTGCTGAACGTTTTCAATGAGGTGGGTGGCTTTACAGTTGACACCGTTTGGGATGGCGATGGCGCGCTGGAGTGTCTGGCGCGTCATGACTATGACTTGCTGCTCAGTGACTTGCTGATGCCTGTGATGGATGGTGTGCAACTGATCCAGAGAGTTGCCGCCCTGAAAAATAAACCGGCGTTGGCACTGATGAGCGCCTCGTCCCGGCGCATGCTGATTAGTGCGGGGTTGGCAGCAAAAAACCTGGGTATTTCAGTGATTGGCCTGATCTCCAAACCGGTCGAGTTCAATGCGGTACAGCGCTTGAAAGAGCGAATGGAGCTTTTCCGCCTTAACGGTGATACGGACCCCTCACTGGCCATTGAAGTCGACCCGCAGAGTATCGAATTGGCCATGGCCAACGGGCAGATTCAAGCATGGTTCCAGCCCAAGAAATCCCTGCGCAACGGCAATATTCTCAGTGCAGAAGCCCTGGTGCGTTGGGTGCATCCCGAGGCCGGCTTGTTATTGCCCAAGGACTTTCTGACCTTGTTGATCAGCCACGGTCTTGAAGAGCGGCTGTTGTGGCTGATGCTGGAGCAAACACTTCAAGCCCAAAGACAATGGCGAGAGCAGGGCTGGGATATTCCGGTTTCAATCAACTTGCCCACGCATTTGCTGGATAACCATGCGCTCGCCGACCGTCTGCGCGACGCTGTGATTGCTGATGGTGGCGAGCCACGCAGTATCGTTTTTGAACTGATGGAGAGTTCAACCACAGAAGAGCTCAGTAATTACTATGCGGGAGCTTGTCGTTTGCGCATGATGGGCTTTGGCTTGGCCCAGGATGATTTTGGCAAGGGATTCAGCTCTTACTTCAATCTGGTTTCCACTCCATTCAGTGAGCTCAAGATTGACCGGTCGCTGGTACATGGCTGTGTCGAAAACGAGAATCTGGCGTCAGCACTGCGCAGCCTTGTTGAACTGAGCCGCAAGCTGGGCCTGACAGTTGTCGCCGAGGGCGTCGAGACACAGGCCGAACTCGAGTTTCTGCGCAGCATCCAGTGTGATCAAGTGCAAGGTTTCCTTATTTGCGGCGCTATATCGTGCGCCGACTTTGAAACTCTTTTACTGGACGATAGCTCTAAGCCATCACCGGGGTAG
- a CDS encoding ATP-binding protein → MKSTPQAARKLLHLFACGLIVGLLAGSFVYLRAVFNEEVSQRRSFMNEAVFNAQDFFVSRQTLLKSLVLATVPDHQAGQTVAGIDPQEEVNISLGSEAGHWNLWLTRRMMDYLHESKVNLLYVPQTDKPKVVCLFDSSGNLEPLPKVVLQRLLDEGAKAYSFGDDLWLTDSKVLNAPFYLFSRLDNRNLSSGWLGIEVEVPDLVEALRSESAGDFMLLNGQGQILFTNAAQSTLVNSLQTLEPKNSFGFIGSGWLPDSLAITKKLGYSGWQIVYALDIKSLLPVLGGPLLGCVLLFIAVCIGLRLLIVRIDRRLITPGEKRIQALVESEAFSRAVLQVAPMALCVIRRTDGTVVLENSLSQQWLGNGTERSKLCHGWISRAFDECDLRNSDEIEMEDGRLLYLAFAPTRYKSQDVLICAFSDISARKQIEVTLERARQLADRANEAKTLFLATMSHEIRTPLYGVLGTLELLARTELNDQQNNYLKAIERSSGNLLQLICDVLDVSRIEAGQLQLELNTFSPLELIEEVVLGYSGAAQAKGLQLFALIDSTVPEWLSGDVTRIRQILNNLLNNALKFTDYGKIVLRLKMDSRDDERVMLHWQVSDTGKGIAHEEQAHLFEPFYQVESAKNVVAGTGLGLSICKRLMHLMNGTMRLVSEPGLGSSFTLHLPLVQVSEPARFSPFGELAARVVYVVSPVRELAECYCAWLRRWGARAHLGAPKPGDASDAAVLLELHPGAARQLLEPGWTGPLVVAASDMSVAPAVENPCWQADLSSLQDVYRALCKAQGMGIGSDLEPGTVKTELKLGLRILVAEDNVINQLILRDQLEELGCTVTLVSDGLEALERWRDDDFDLLLTDVNMPKMNGYELAARLRAMNITLPIIGATANAMREESERCLNAGMNHCLIKPFTLHTLYNCLQHF, encoded by the coding sequence ATGAAATCGACCCCCCAAGCCGCTCGAAAACTCCTGCACTTATTTGCCTGTGGCCTGATCGTCGGACTCCTTGCGGGGTCGTTCGTATACTTGCGTGCCGTGTTCAACGAAGAGGTCTCGCAGCGCCGCAGTTTTATGAACGAGGCGGTGTTCAATGCCCAGGATTTTTTCGTCAGCCGCCAGACGCTTCTCAAGAGCCTGGTGCTGGCCACTGTGCCTGATCATCAGGCAGGCCAAACGGTTGCCGGTATTGATCCACAAGAAGAGGTCAACATCAGCCTGGGCAGTGAGGCTGGCCACTGGAACCTTTGGCTGACCCGGCGGATGATGGATTATTTGCACGAAAGCAAAGTCAATCTGTTGTATGTGCCGCAGACGGATAAGCCCAAAGTGGTGTGTTTGTTCGACTCTTCAGGCAACCTTGAACCGCTGCCCAAAGTGGTGTTGCAGCGCCTGCTTGATGAAGGGGCCAAGGCCTATTCATTTGGTGATGATCTGTGGCTGACCGACAGCAAGGTCCTGAATGCCCCCTTTTATTTATTTTCCCGACTCGATAACCGTAACCTGTCTTCCGGCTGGCTGGGCATTGAGGTCGAGGTTCCGGATCTGGTAGAGGCCTTGCGCAGTGAAAGTGCCGGTGACTTCATGCTGCTCAACGGTCAAGGCCAGATTCTGTTCACCAACGCCGCACAATCCACTCTCGTCAATTCATTGCAGACGCTGGAACCCAAGAATTCGTTTGGCTTTATCGGTAGTGGCTGGTTGCCCGATAGCCTGGCAATCACGAAGAAGCTGGGCTATTCGGGCTGGCAAATCGTTTATGCCTTAGATATCAAATCTCTATTGCCAGTTTTGGGCGGGCCTTTGTTGGGCTGTGTTTTGTTGTTTATTGCCGTCTGCATCGGCTTGCGATTACTGATTGTGCGCATTGATCGGCGCCTGATCACCCCGGGTGAGAAACGCATTCAGGCGCTGGTTGAAAGTGAGGCGTTCAGTCGTGCCGTATTGCAAGTTGCACCGATGGCCCTGTGTGTAATCCGGCGCACAGACGGCACCGTGGTACTGGAAAACTCCTTGTCACAACAGTGGCTGGGTAACGGCACTGAGCGCAGCAAGCTATGCCATGGCTGGATTTCACGCGCGTTCGATGAATGTGACTTGCGCAACAGTGATGAGATCGAAATGGAGGATGGCCGTCTTCTGTACCTGGCCTTTGCCCCTACGCGCTACAAAAGTCAGGACGTGCTGATTTGCGCGTTCAGCGACATCAGCGCACGTAAACAGATTGAAGTAACCCTCGAACGTGCCCGGCAACTGGCGGACCGGGCCAATGAGGCCAAGACTCTGTTTCTGGCAACCATGAGCCACGAAATCCGTACACCCCTGTACGGTGTTTTGGGCACGCTGGAACTGCTGGCGCGTACCGAACTTAATGATCAGCAGAACAACTATCTCAAGGCTATCGAACGCTCATCCGGCAACTTGTTGCAGCTGATTTGCGACGTGCTGGATGTGTCGCGTATCGAGGCGGGTCAGCTGCAACTGGAGCTCAACACCTTCAGCCCTCTTGAGCTGATAGAAGAGGTGGTCCTGGGCTACAGTGGCGCAGCCCAGGCCAAGGGCCTGCAGTTGTTTGCATTGATTGATTCAACGGTGCCCGAGTGGCTCAGCGGTGATGTCACCCGCATCCGCCAGATCTTGAATAACCTGCTCAACAACGCCCTGAAGTTCACGGACTACGGAAAAATTGTCCTGCGTCTGAAAATGGACAGCCGTGATGATGAGCGCGTGATGTTGCACTGGCAGGTTTCCGATACTGGCAAAGGTATTGCCCATGAAGAGCAGGCTCATCTGTTCGAGCCTTTTTATCAAGTGGAGTCTGCGAAAAACGTGGTCGCCGGCACCGGGCTGGGCCTGTCCATCTGCAAGCGCCTTATGCACTTGATGAACGGCACCATGCGTCTGGTCAGTGAGCCGGGATTGGGTAGCAGTTTTACCCTGCATCTGCCCTTGGTGCAGGTTAGCGAACCGGCGCGTTTTAGCCCTTTTGGCGAGTTGGCTGCCCGCGTTGTTTATGTGGTTTCCCCCGTGCGCGAACTGGCCGAGTGTTATTGCGCCTGGTTACGCCGTTGGGGTGCGCGGGCTCATCTTGGGGCGCCGAAACCAGGGGATGCATCCGATGCTGCTGTTTTATTGGAGCTGCATCCCGGCGCTGCCCGGCAATTGCTTGAACCTGGCTGGACAGGCCCGCTGGTGGTAGCCGCCAGTGACATGTCGGTAGCTCCCGCCGTTGAAAACCCTTGCTGGCAAGCGGACCTGAGTAGCTTGCAGGACGTCTATCGTGCCCTGTGCAAGGCCCAGGGCATGGGTATTGGCAGCGATCTTGAGCCGGGTACGGTGAAGACGGAACTCAAGCTCGGTTTGCGCATTCTGGTTGCCGAAGACAATGTGATCAATCAACTGATTCTGCGTGATCAACTTGAAGAGTTGGGTTGCACAGTGACATTGGTCAGCGATGGACTGGAAGCACTCGAGCGTTGGCGCGACGACGATTTTGATCTGCTGCTGACCGACGTCAACATGCCGAAAATGAATGGTTATGAGCTGGCGGCCCGGTTGCGGGCCATGAACATAACGCTGCCGATCATTGGTGCAACGGCCAATGCCATGCGTGAGGAGAGCGAGCGCTGTCTGAATGCGGGGATGAATCACTGCCTGATCAAGCCTTTTACGCTGCACACCCTATACAACTGTCTTCAGCACTTCTAA
- a CDS encoding Dyp-type peroxidase: protein MSLYQSSILAKPIPSQARYMFFALKSVEALPAALDTLSQWVDGKSVVAGFGSPLVLALGAKVPGLRVFPAINAMVENPSTQHALWLWLLGEDRGELLHRSQAIETALAPAFNLLQVTEGFRYGTDRDLTGYEDGTENPVDEAAVDAAIVANAGAGLDGGSFVAIQQWQHDLNGFAALPSEEQDNIMGRRKSDNEELDDAPESAHVKRTAQESFTPEAFIVRRSMPWTENGKSGLMFVAFGRTLNAFEVQLRRMSGLEDGIIDGLYRYSRPLNGGYYWCPPMKDGRMDLSAVRP from the coding sequence ATGAGTCTCTACCAGTCGAGCATTCTTGCCAAACCGATACCTTCGCAAGCGCGTTACATGTTTTTCGCCCTCAAGTCAGTAGAAGCTTTGCCGGCTGCACTCGACACCTTGTCGCAGTGGGTGGATGGCAAAAGCGTGGTGGCCGGTTTTGGTTCGCCGCTGGTATTGGCCCTTGGCGCGAAAGTCCCGGGGTTGCGGGTGTTTCCTGCGATCAATGCCATGGTTGAAAACCCGTCGACCCAGCACGCCCTGTGGCTGTGGTTGCTGGGCGAAGACCGTGGCGAGCTGCTGCACCGCAGCCAGGCCATCGAGACTGCCCTGGCGCCTGCGTTCAACCTGCTGCAAGTGACCGAAGGCTTCCGTTACGGCACTGATCGTGACCTGACCGGCTACGAAGACGGCACTGAAAACCCGGTGGACGAAGCGGCTGTGGACGCGGCCATCGTTGCCAATGCTGGCGCCGGGCTGGACGGTGGCAGCTTTGTGGCCATTCAGCAGTGGCAGCATGACCTGAACGGTTTTGCCGCACTGCCGTCCGAGGAGCAGGACAACATCATGGGTCGTCGCAAGAGCGACAACGAAGAGCTGGACGATGCGCCGGAGTCTGCCCACGTCAAACGTACTGCCCAGGAAAGCTTCACCCCGGAAGCCTTTATTGTGCGTCGCTCCATGCCGTGGACAGAAAACGGCAAGTCCGGGCTGATGTTTGTTGCCTTTGGCCGCACGCTGAATGCCTTTGAAGTGCAACTGCGGCGCATGAGCGGTCTGGAAGACGGCATCATCGATGGCTTGTATCGTTACAGCCGTCCACTTAACGGTGGCTACTACTGGTGCCCGCCGATGAAAGACGGGCGGATGGATTTGAGTGCGGTGCGTCCGTAA